The Hymenobacter sp. 5317J-9 genome has a window encoding:
- a CDS encoding phage integrase SAM-like domain-containing protein: MEVTRQLLTERASKKGLARIQLTFCWAGQRLRLSSGQKVDPKDWDAKRERAKAKPGTYLDGINDVLDRYTDAATAAEHEATLAGRHLDKGAMKAAIEQRYAELAAEAAGLPAVPPPPPPAPPTFAQYFDRWLGEQSRSVNLRTGQRLSKVYLDSLANSMRVLQDFAEHTGYPLTLEGMTPQFYQQFQEYFFQQRGQGLNTFGKHIRALKSFLGWCETNDLPVSPKFHKFQAPDESTGTDALTQPELLAIAGLDFFTERARTLVRRHFEALDAAAPDAPRRRGQRRSQVDDYRILERLRSLERARDKFLQCAYFALRISDANKLAPRHLDYARQVVRLKAGKTQLPCVIPFIDDDVFRPVALVEKYRPLQLATCLPVGTGLDEYLPTVAELSGLTRIPLTSKVGRKTFATLKLAQGVPRTTVMQATGHKTERSFNRYVGIDEDELVENYRKTARKVASGQSGKAAA, encoded by the coding sequence ATGGAAGTCACCCGCCAGCTCCTCACCGAGCGGGCCAGTAAAAAAGGCCTGGCCCGCATCCAGCTCACCTTCTGCTGGGCGGGCCAGCGCCTGCGCCTGAGCAGCGGCCAGAAGGTGGACCCCAAGGACTGGGATGCCAAGCGCGAGCGCGCTAAGGCCAAGCCCGGCACTTACCTCGACGGCATCAACGACGTGCTCGACCGCTATACCGACGCGGCCACGGCTGCCGAGCACGAGGCCACCCTGGCCGGCCGGCACCTGGACAAGGGCGCCATGAAAGCCGCCATCGAGCAGCGCTACGCTGAGCTGGCGGCCGAAGCCGCCGGGCTCCCGGCCGTGCCCCCGCCCCCACCGCCGGCCCCGCCCACCTTCGCCCAGTACTTCGACCGCTGGCTCGGCGAGCAGTCGCGCTCGGTGAACCTGCGCACGGGCCAGCGCCTGAGCAAGGTCTACCTCGACAGCCTGGCCAACTCGATGCGCGTGCTGCAGGACTTTGCCGAGCACACCGGATACCCACTGACGCTGGAGGGCATGACGCCCCAGTTCTACCAGCAATTCCAGGAGTATTTCTTTCAGCAGCGCGGTCAGGGCCTCAACACCTTCGGCAAGCACATCCGGGCCCTGAAGAGCTTTCTGGGCTGGTGCGAAACCAACGATTTGCCGGTCAGCCCCAAGTTCCACAAGTTCCAAGCTCCGGATGAGAGCACTGGCACCGACGCGCTGACCCAGCCCGAGCTGCTGGCCATCGCCGGCCTGGACTTCTTCACCGAACGGGCCCGCACCCTGGTGCGCCGCCACTTCGAGGCCCTCGACGCGGCCGCGCCCGACGCCCCACGCCGCCGCGGCCAGCGCCGCAGCCAGGTGGACGACTACCGCATCCTCGAACGCCTGCGCAGCCTCGAGCGCGCCCGCGACAAGTTCCTGCAGTGCGCCTACTTTGCCCTGCGCATCTCCGATGCCAACAAGCTCGCCCCGCGCCACCTCGACTACGCCCGCCAGGTCGTGCGCCTCAAGGCCGGCAAAACCCAGTTGCCCTGCGTCATCCCCTTCATCGACGACGACGTGTTCCGCCCCGTGGCCCTGGTCGAAAAGTACCGGCCGCTGCAGCTGGCCACCTGCCTGCCGGTGGGCACTGGCCTGGACGAATACCTGCCCACGGTCGCGGAGCTCTCCGGCCTCACCCGCATCCCGCTCACAAGCAAGGTGGGCCGCAAGACCTTTGCCACCCTCAAGCTCGCCCAGGGCGTGCCGCGCACCACCGTCATGCAGGCCACCGGCCACAAAACCGAGCGCAGCTTCAACCGCTACGTCGGCATCGACGAGGATGAGCTGGTGGAGAACTACCGCAAAACGGCTCGGAAGGTGGCAAGCGGGCAGTCAGGCAAAGCGGCCGCTTGA
- a CDS encoding DNA adenine methylase, with protein MSARPYPSPLRYPGGKLKVANYVKYLFEVNDLLDGDYAEPYAGGASVALSLLFGEYASRIFINDLDLAVYAFWHSVLEETEGLAKRITDTKVDLIERENQQRILKSEDSSLLERGFAAFYLNRTNRSGIILGGVIGGKDQTGDWKVDARFNKKELIRRIKKIARHRNCIHLSNLDAAVFLDEVVPKMSDRSLTYLDPPYYVKGQGLYKNAYTPEEHAAVADKVIALKKKWLVSYDDAPEIIELYKDFRPLEYGLTYSAQDRRKGGEVMFFSKDLVVPKILNPSEVSDQAILKLYA; from the coding sequence ATGTCTGCCCGACCTTATCCCTCTCCTTTACGCTACCCAGGAGGGAAGCTAAAGGTTGCCAACTACGTCAAGTACCTCTTCGAGGTGAACGATTTGTTGGACGGGGACTATGCAGAACCGTACGCGGGGGGCGCGAGCGTGGCGCTGTCGTTGCTGTTTGGCGAGTACGCCTCGCGCATTTTCATCAACGACTTGGACTTGGCGGTGTATGCGTTCTGGCATTCGGTGCTGGAAGAAACCGAGGGCTTGGCCAAACGGATTACGGACACCAAGGTTGACCTAATAGAGCGGGAAAACCAGCAACGCATTCTCAAAAGTGAGGATTCTTCTCTACTGGAACGTGGATTTGCTGCCTTTTACCTCAACCGTACGAATCGCTCCGGCATTATCCTCGGCGGCGTTATTGGCGGCAAAGACCAAACGGGCGATTGGAAAGTCGATGCGCGCTTCAACAAAAAAGAGCTCATCAGAAGAATCAAAAAAATTGCGCGGCACCGCAACTGCATTCACCTCTCTAATCTGGATGCGGCCGTCTTTTTAGACGAAGTGGTACCCAAAATGAGCGACCGTAGTTTAACGTATCTCGACCCGCCATACTATGTTAAGGGTCAGGGTCTTTACAAAAATGCTTACACCCCCGAAGAGCACGCGGCCGTAGCAGATAAAGTAATTGCCCTGAAAAAAAAGTGGCTTGTATCCTACGATGACGCGCCCGAAATCATTGAGTTGTACAAAGACTTTCGGCCACTGGAATACGGATTGACTTACAGTGCGCAGGACCGTCGGAAAGGCGGCGAGGTAATGTTTTTTTCAAAAGACCTCGTAGTGCCAAAAATCCTCAATCCATCAGAGGTATCCGACCAAGCAATCCTAAAGCTTTACGCATAG